Proteins found in one Fibrobacter sp. genomic segment:
- the coaBC gene encoding bifunctional phosphopantothenoylcysteine decarboxylase/phosphopantothenate--cysteine ligase CoaBC — protein sequence MQGAFRILTGITGGIAAYKVPHLIRLLRKRGADVKVVITPCARGFVGEEVLRTLTGHPLYSDSASVYDMDHIRLSEWADLFLICPATANTVAKIAAGIGDNLLTTLALSIPESKIMLAPAMNTVMWNNQATGNNIETLKSRGISVLPVSSGELACGDSGEGRMIEPEEIAEYAFSFLSGTALLKGKKVLISSGPTEEPIDPVRVITNRSSGKMGAALARQALLMGAEVTVVSGPACHSLPSGARVINVTTAEQMQAELTRYFKDTDICIMAAAVSDFRPVNFSGDKIQRSGDGKLLLELEANPDILAGLGKEKGNRFLAGFSLESSAGPERAIRKMEKKGCDMIIYNRVESSLGLSTSSVTILCRDGYREELPVLSKDEIARAIFQRTAERLLKR from the coding sequence ATGCAGGGCGCCTTCCGGATACTGACAGGAATAACGGGTGGGATTGCCGCGTATAAGGTTCCGCACCTGATCCGTCTTCTCAGGAAGCGTGGTGCGGATGTCAAGGTGGTGATCACCCCCTGTGCCCGGGGATTTGTGGGTGAAGAGGTCCTGAGGACACTTACTGGTCATCCGCTTTACAGTGACAGCGCATCTGTCTACGACATGGATCATATCCGTCTCTCCGAGTGGGCGGACCTCTTTCTTATCTGTCCTGCTACCGCCAACACTGTCGCCAAGATAGCCGCCGGAATAGGTGACAATCTTCTCACGACTCTCGCACTTTCAATCCCTGAGTCAAAGATCATGCTTGCTCCGGCTATGAACACTGTCATGTGGAATAATCAGGCGACCGGAAACAATATTGAAACGCTTAAAAGCCGGGGCATCTCCGTGCTTCCGGTGTCTTCGGGAGAACTTGCCTGCGGTGATTCCGGTGAGGGCAGGATGATTGAACCTGAGGAGATAGCAGAGTACGCATTCTCTTTTCTTTCGGGTACTGCTCTTCTCAAAGGTAAAAAAGTCCTGATTTCATCAGGGCCCACAGAGGAGCCTATTGATCCGGTGCGGGTTATTACCAACCGCTCATCCGGAAAGATGGGTGCAGCGCTGGCTCGCCAGGCACTTCTTATGGGTGCTGAGGTGACTGTTGTGAGCGGACCTGCCTGCCACAGCCTTCCATCCGGCGCCAGAGTTATCAATGTGACAACTGCGGAACAGATGCAGGCGGAGCTTACCAGATATTTCAAGGATACAGATATCTGCATAATGGCCGCAGCAGTTTCCGATTTTCGTCCTGTGAACTTTTCAGGTGATAAAATACAGCGCAGCGGGGATGGGAAATTGCTCCTGGAGCTGGAAGCCAATCCTGATATACTTGCAGGTCTGGGAAAAGAGAAAGGAAACCGGTTTTTAGCAGGCTTTTCCCTGGAGAGTTCAGCCGGTCCGGAAAGGGCGATCAGGAAGATGGAAAAGAAGGGGTGCGATATGATAATTTATAATCGTGTCGAGTCTTCTCTGGGCCTCTCCACAAGCAGTGTAACAATTCTGTGCCGTGATGGTTACAGGGAGGAATTGCCGGTACTTAGCAAAGATGAGATTGCGAGGGCGATTTTTCAGAGGACGGCAGAGAGACTGTTGAAACGATAA
- a CDS encoding uracil-DNA glycosylase yields the protein MPDFVLSRGFSVKELQDVSRVEKADFTTAIKPAISQPKKTSISASSQSASSLLKGLPTVDQLGLKPAKEKPRAQSFVPDPALLALPKREALAELFRKGCANCHLHQKRKKFVFGSGNAEASIMVIGEAPGSEEDHQGLPFVGEAGQLLTKMLAAIGLDRNKDVFITNVLKCRPPENRNPETSEILSCIPLLLTQIAVIKPRAILILGRIAAHVLLGCTDSIAKLRSKVHDYNGIPLMVVYHPAALLRNAEYKKPAWEDLQKFKVLMESLGINGTAKQ from the coding sequence ATGCCTGATTTTGTCCTCAGCAGAGGTTTCAGTGTTAAAGAGTTGCAAGATGTCTCAAGGGTAGAAAAAGCGGATTTCACGACTGCTATCAAACCAGCCATCTCCCAACCGAAAAAGACTTCTATATCAGCATCATCACAATCAGCATCATCACTGCTGAAAGGTTTGCCTACTGTTGATCAGCTTGGCCTGAAACCCGCTAAAGAGAAGCCCCGGGCGCAGTCTTTTGTTCCAGATCCGGCTCTTTTGGCACTTCCTAAGAGAGAAGCACTGGCAGAACTGTTCCGGAAGGGCTGTGCAAACTGCCATCTCCACCAGAAACGGAAAAAATTTGTTTTCGGGTCTGGTAATGCGGAGGCCTCGATCATGGTGATTGGTGAGGCTCCGGGATCAGAAGAGGATCACCAGGGATTGCCGTTTGTGGGTGAGGCCGGGCAGCTCCTGACCAAAATGCTTGCCGCTATAGGACTGGACAGAAACAAAGATGTGTTTATCACCAATGTTTTAAAGTGTCGCCCTCCTGAGAACAGGAACCCTGAGACTTCAGAGATACTGTCGTGTATACCACTGCTATTAACCCAGATAGCGGTAATTAAACCCAGAGCCATTCTGATTCTGGGGAGGATTGCAGCACATGTGCTTCTTGGCTGCACAGACAGTATTGCAAAACTACGCTCAAAGGTGCATGATTATAATGGAATTCCCCTGATGGTGGTGTATCATCCCGCGGCTCTTTTGCGTAATGCGGAATACAAGAAACCTGCCTGGGAAGATCTTCAGAAATTCAAGGTATTAATGGAAAGTTTAGGTATAAATGGTACTGCAAAACAGTAA
- the dnaB gene encoding replicative DNA helicase: MSDRIPPQALDVERTVLGSMLIDSHAAIAALELLDENAFYSGANSKIFLCMREMFEKSIPIDIVTLADTLRKKGWLSAVGEETYLGELAESIATSANIEYYASILLEKATLRQLITIAGEVTTDCFNAEIDAQKVLDIAESKIFAISESRIKNKFESVGQLLPRTFEEIEGYSKGSFKGIMTGFKELDEMTTGLQKGDLVILAARPSMGKTALALSIVLNAAIHGKRPSAIFSLEMSKASLVQRMLCSEARVNMHQLRSGTLPKRDLPKLSLAAGPLAEAPIYIDDTPAITVLELKAKARRLKAQNNLELIVIDYLQLMGSTGKVESRQQEISQISRALKGVAKELDVPVIALSQLSRAVEQRTGNHRPQLSDLRESGAIEQDADLVLFVYRDEVYNKDDENAKGKAEIIVGKQRNGPIGTAHVAFIKDYAKFDNLSERVEETGEF; the protein is encoded by the coding sequence ATTTCAGACCGGATTCCGCCTCAGGCTCTGGATGTTGAAAGGACTGTATTGGGGTCGATGCTGATCGATTCCCATGCAGCAATTGCGGCATTGGAACTTCTGGATGAGAATGCGTTTTACTCAGGTGCAAACAGTAAAATTTTCCTCTGCATGAGGGAGATGTTCGAGAAGAGCATTCCAATTGACATTGTGACACTGGCGGATACCTTGAGAAAGAAGGGCTGGCTTTCCGCGGTAGGAGAGGAGACTTATCTCGGGGAACTTGCAGAGAGCATAGCAACTTCGGCGAATATCGAGTACTATGCGTCGATACTGCTTGAGAAAGCGACCCTGCGTCAGTTGATAACCATAGCTGGAGAAGTGACAACTGACTGTTTCAACGCGGAAATAGATGCGCAGAAAGTCCTTGACATTGCGGAGTCGAAGATTTTCGCGATCTCAGAGTCGCGAATCAAGAATAAATTCGAATCTGTCGGACAGCTTCTTCCCAGGACTTTCGAGGAGATAGAGGGTTACTCCAAGGGGAGTTTCAAAGGGATAATGACCGGGTTCAAGGAACTTGACGAGATGACAACCGGGCTTCAGAAGGGTGACCTGGTGATCCTCGCTGCCCGCCCCTCGATGGGAAAGACTGCGCTTGCTTTATCGATAGTGCTCAATGCCGCTATCCATGGTAAGCGCCCGTCAGCGATATTTTCCCTTGAAATGTCCAAAGCATCTCTTGTTCAGCGTATGCTGTGCTCAGAGGCACGTGTAAACATGCATCAGTTACGCAGCGGTACACTTCCCAAAAGAGATCTTCCCAAGTTGAGTCTGGCTGCCGGCCCGCTTGCAGAAGCACCTATATACATTGACGATACTCCTGCAATAACGGTGCTGGAACTCAAAGCCAAGGCAAGGCGTCTGAAGGCGCAGAACAATCTTGAACTGATAGTGATTGACTACCTTCAGCTCATGGGATCAACCGGCAAGGTCGAGAGCCGTCAACAGGAGATTTCTCAGATATCAAGAGCTTTGAAGGGGGTTGCCAAAGAGCTTGACGTTCCGGTTATAGCGCTTTCTCAACTCTCGCGTGCTGTAGAGCAACGCACCGGCAATCATCGTCCCCAGCTTTCAGACCTTCGTGAGTCCGGGGCTATCGAGCAGGATGCTGACCTGGTGCTTTTTGTGTATCGTGACGAGGTGTATAATAAGGATGATGAGAATGCGAAGGGGAAGGCTGAGATAATAGTAGGAAAACAGAGAAACGGACCCATTGGAACGGCGCACGTCGCTTTTATCAAGGATTACGCGAAGTTTGACAACCTTTCCGAACGTGTCGAGGAGACAGGGGAATTTTGA
- a CDS encoding ABC transporter permease: protein MNFLTEGVCKIGERGRNLASFGGGFLRSVYRYGVLAKQTIFRIHLLFKNPDITISHMFNLGIESVPLVSIIALFLGSVTVTQAVYQMSGFIPMRYLGVLVCKSIVTELGPVITAMVFAGRVATGIAAEVGSMKTSEQLDAMQVLVLDPIRYLIVPKTAACVIMLPVLTIWAEFLAFIGAIITVVLTVDVTLFTYLSGLKLFFNAHDVFIGISKTMVFGAIVAITGAHFGFEAKGGAEGVGNATTKAVVTSAVLILVFDFIIALLVM from the coding sequence TTGAATTTTCTGACAGAAGGTGTTTGTAAAATTGGAGAGAGGGGACGCAACCTTGCTTCATTTGGGGGAGGCTTTCTCAGGAGCGTTTACAGGTACGGTGTACTTGCGAAGCAGACAATTTTCCGTATCCATCTTCTGTTTAAAAATCCTGATATCACGATCTCCCACATGTTCAATCTTGGAATAGAATCAGTTCCTCTTGTTTCGATAATAGCCCTTTTTCTAGGGTCGGTGACTGTGACTCAGGCAGTCTACCAGATGTCAGGTTTTATACCCATGAGATATCTAGGAGTACTGGTCTGTAAAAGCATCGTTACAGAACTGGGTCCGGTGATAACGGCCATGGTGTTTGCAGGGCGGGTCGCCACCGGTATTGCTGCTGAGGTGGGGTCGATGAAGACAAGTGAACAGCTTGACGCAATGCAGGTTCTGGTTCTTGATCCCATAAGATATCTTATTGTTCCCAAAACTGCTGCTTGTGTGATTATGCTTCCAGTGCTTACAATCTGGGCCGAATTTCTGGCTTTCATAGGTGCAATCATCACTGTAGTACTGACAGTGGATGTCACTTTATTCACCTATTTGAGCGGGCTGAAGTTATTTTTTAATGCACATGATGTGTTCATCGGGATAAGCAAAACGATGGTGTTTGGAGCCATTGTGGCAATAACCGGTGCCCATTTTGGTTTTGAGGCAAAGGGTGGGGCAGAGGGAGTTGGAAATGCCACTACCAAGGCGGTGGTGACATCTGCGGTTCTGATTCTGGTATTTGACTTTATTATCGCCTTGCTGGTAATGTGA
- a CDS encoding ABC transporter ATP-binding protein, producing the protein MLKIEHLKKHFGNQVVLDDINLEIKKGQITCIIGQSGSGKTVLFRHIIGLIFPDGGRILLDKEVISYPNMKSSEFKKSRKRFGILFQGAALFDSMSVGENLAFPLREHTSFTTEEIDKIVGESLEMVGLREEFKTKMPSELSGGMRSRVGLARAIVMKPEIMLYDEPTSALDPIMTDKINDLILSLKEKLGMTSIVVTHDIGSAYKIADKIAMIHEGKIIFDGTPAEIRKSRNPYIQQFIRGQRKLHYAVEEEGSYAGTFNLNRLRQENPAEYKFRMPQRSDREESEMEAWRNDEG; encoded by the coding sequence ATGTTAAAAATAGAGCACCTTAAGAAGCATTTCGGAAATCAGGTAGTCCTTGATGATATCAATCTGGAGATCAAAAAAGGGCAGATTACCTGTATCATCGGCCAGTCAGGAAGCGGAAAGACAGTACTGTTCAGACATATAATAGGTCTGATATTTCCCGACGGGGGCAGGATATTGCTGGATAAGGAGGTGATTTCTTATCCCAATATGAAGTCCTCGGAGTTTAAAAAGTCAAGAAAACGCTTCGGGATACTGTTTCAGGGTGCAGCCCTCTTTGACTCAATGAGTGTGGGTGAGAATCTTGCTTTTCCCCTGAGGGAGCACACAAGTTTCACAACTGAGGAGATTGACAAAATAGTAGGTGAATCTCTGGAGATGGTTGGACTGAGAGAGGAGTTTAAGACCAAGATGCCCTCCGAACTCTCAGGTGGAATGCGCAGCAGGGTAGGATTGGCCAGAGCCATTGTAATGAAACCGGAGATTATGCTTTACGATGAGCCTACATCGGCGCTCGACCCAATCATGACCGACAAGATAAATGACCTTATCCTGAGTCTGAAAGAGAAGCTGGGGATGACATCGATAGTGGTGACACATGATATCGGGTCCGCTTACAAGATAGCCGACAAGATCGCGATGATTCACGAGGGGAAAATCATTTTCGATGGTACTCCAGCAGAGATCCGCAAATCCAGAAATCCTTATATACAGCAGTTCATCCGTGGCCAGCGCAAGCTTCACTACGCAGTTGAGGAAGAGGGTTCCTATGCCGGAACATTCAACCTCAACAGACTTCGTCAGGAGAACCCCGCTGAATATAAATTCAGGATGCCTCAGAGATCTGATAGAGAGGAATCAGAGATGGAGGCGTGGAGAAACGATGAGGGGTAA
- the radA gene encoding DNA repair protein RadA, translated as MNRKSKTAYVCNSCGQDYSKWRGKCDNCGAWDTIAEIRISSGGSSKPVKSGVTSQPQLLSECKSTDTARVKSGFKEIDRVLGGGLVKGAFILTGGDPGIGKSTLLLQFASRLADSGMKVMYITGEESSEQVTMRAKRLGCANSPVQVVTETAVESILGILMEHKPEMVVVDSIQTVFTEEMESAPGSVAQVRESAAKLLRYAKENGTVFFLIGHVTKDGSIAGPRVLEHMVDTVLYFEGDSVYQYRMLRAVKNRFGPSGEIALLSMSDSGLSEVSNASEFFLTNRHNPQVGTSVVPVLEGSRVLVVELQALVNRSHFGLPQRVASGINPKKLSLLLAVLERHGGIVLGDHDIFFNVAGGLTVSEPAIDLGICAAVLSSFRNKPIRQDIAFTGELGLGGEVRLVSNMGPRIKEAAHLGFKECIVPPPGRNSDWFTDSFGVKLIPCRKIGDIQDLVF; from the coding sequence ATGAACAGGAAAAGCAAAACAGCATACGTCTGCAACAGTTGCGGACAGGATTACTCCAAATGGCGCGGTAAATGCGATAATTGTGGTGCATGGGATACCATTGCCGAGATTCGGATCTCCTCAGGCGGCAGTTCAAAGCCGGTAAAGAGCGGTGTTACTTCACAGCCGCAGCTTCTCTCCGAGTGTAAATCGACCGATACTGCACGTGTTAAAAGCGGGTTCAAGGAAATTGACCGGGTGCTTGGCGGAGGTCTGGTAAAAGGCGCCTTTATCCTTACTGGCGGCGATCCTGGCATAGGCAAATCGACCCTTCTTCTTCAGTTCGCATCCAGGCTGGCTGATTCCGGTATGAAGGTGATGTACATTACCGGTGAGGAATCCTCAGAACAGGTCACGATGCGGGCGAAGAGGCTTGGATGTGCAAATTCGCCGGTACAGGTGGTGACAGAGACTGCAGTGGAATCGATTCTGGGAATACTTATGGAGCACAAACCGGAGATGGTTGTGGTCGATTCGATTCAGACAGTTTTTACAGAGGAGATGGAGAGCGCTCCGGGGAGTGTTGCGCAGGTAAGGGAGAGCGCAGCAAAACTTCTGCGTTATGCAAAAGAGAACGGAACAGTTTTTTTTCTTATCGGACATGTGACCAAGGACGGCTCCATAGCCGGACCAAGAGTTCTTGAGCACATGGTGGATACTGTGCTTTACTTTGAGGGGGATTCTGTCTATCAATATCGTATGTTAAGAGCGGTGAAAAACCGCTTTGGACCTTCCGGTGAGATTGCGCTTCTTTCCATGTCCGACTCCGGGCTTTCCGAGGTATCGAATGCTTCCGAGTTTTTCCTTACAAACAGGCACAATCCCCAGGTGGGCACATCGGTTGTTCCTGTTCTTGAGGGGAGCCGTGTTCTGGTTGTGGAACTTCAGGCACTTGTAAACAGATCTCATTTCGGCCTGCCCCAGCGTGTGGCTTCAGGTATAAACCCCAAAAAGCTTTCACTCCTGCTTGCAGTGCTCGAACGCCACGGTGGCATAGTTCTGGGTGACCATGATATTTTCTTCAATGTTGCCGGAGGCCTCACCGTTTCTGAACCGGCCATTGACCTGGGAATTTGCGCTGCTGTCCTCTCCTCATTCCGTAACAAGCCCATACGGCAGGATATTGCATTTACAGGTGAACTGGGACTTGGCGGGGAGGTACGGCTGGTCAGTAACATGGGACCGCGTATCAAAGAGGCGGCACATCTGGGATTCAAAGAGTGTATTGTGCCTCCACCGGGGAGGAATTCCGACTGGTTTACTGATTCCTTTGGTGTAAAGCTGATACCATGCAGGAAGATCGGGGATATCCAGGATCTGGTTTTCTGA
- a CDS encoding diguanylate cyclase, with protein MRQFSFLLPAATVLLCFAFYFSGGDAARIGVPLCLGASLVILLFSGRRKPTLNTAPPEESPQESAFPKISQKQVDEETGVVQIAALGSEHRRTQWQNVETKVDEILDNCIKLIRARIDAHTVAVFFPTIDGGFKLRRYSSNCEFINREAVIYPGVGVIGGFLKDGLKQLNLKEIMSDSMTLYYYDKDAGIRSLMASPIIAGGTERGTIIVDSTNKKNFSDEDHAYLALVASLLGQAVFSTYLCTEHKLEHIRLAAMSSIEKEFFRNLSLDHILDKMTEIIPFAIACDRLTISIRSEDGNNASILRAWGNNAEFFRNRQFSLKDKNLAALTYAKDLCLSRNYSREYKEIKYFDDEPRDEEFNSFLAVPVGVDECKGLILVESLKRNAFGDSCKELLSRIATSAGLAIEKIMIFEKARELATHDGLTGLYNHRQFQQILKDEITRAIRYNDPLTLVICDIDYFKKVNDTWGHQFGDTVLKGVATHLNESIRQGVDTASRYGGEEFALVLVKTDLEGAIETAERIRSQIHQITFKAPSGEDVHVSMSLGIAAYRQHARHIDELIKKADKALYRAKENGRNRVEVF; from the coding sequence ATGCGTCAATTTAGTTTCCTGCTGCCCGCAGCCACAGTCCTGTTATGCTTTGCATTCTATTTCAGCGGTGGAGACGCTGCCAGAATCGGTGTTCCGCTCTGCCTGGGGGCTTCTCTGGTTATTCTTCTTTTCTCCGGAAGGCGTAAACCGACTCTCAACACCGCTCCTCCTGAAGAATCTCCTCAAGAATCAGCATTCCCAAAAATCTCTCAAAAACAGGTTGATGAGGAAACAGGTGTCGTGCAGATCGCAGCTCTTGGTTCCGAGCATCGCAGAACCCAGTGGCAGAATGTAGAAACCAAAGTCGATGAAATTCTTGACAACTGCATCAAACTGATCAGGGCCAGAATTGACGCACACACTGTGGCTGTGTTTTTTCCCACAATCGATGGGGGATTCAAACTCAGAAGGTACTCATCAAACTGCGAGTTCATTAACAGGGAGGCCGTAATCTATCCCGGTGTGGGCGTTATAGGTGGATTTCTCAAAGACGGGCTGAAGCAGCTTAATCTGAAGGAGATCATGAGCGACAGCATGACCCTCTATTATTACGACAAGGATGCGGGGATACGCTCACTGATGGCCAGTCCCATTATTGCCGGCGGTACGGAACGGGGAACGATTATTGTAGATAGTACAAATAAGAAAAATTTCAGCGATGAGGACCATGCGTACCTCGCACTTGTAGCCTCGCTTCTGGGCCAGGCAGTCTTCAGCACCTATCTATGCACAGAACACAAACTGGAGCATATACGTCTGGCAGCGATGAGCAGTATAGAAAAAGAGTTCTTCAGGAACCTCTCTCTGGACCACATACTTGACAAAATGACAGAGATTATCCCCTTTGCCATTGCCTGTGACCGGCTCACAATAAGCATCAGATCCGAGGATGGTAATAATGCTTCTATCTTGCGCGCATGGGGAAATAACGCGGAGTTCTTCAGAAACCGGCAATTCTCTCTCAAGGATAAAAACCTGGCTGCTCTGACATACGCCAAGGATTTGTGCCTGAGCCGCAATTACTCAAGGGAATACAAGGAGATCAAGTACTTCGATGATGAGCCCAGAGATGAGGAGTTTAACTCCTTTCTGGCGGTTCCGGTGGGTGTTGATGAATGCAAGGGACTGATCCTGGTTGAATCACTGAAGCGCAACGCTTTCGGAGATTCATGCAAAGAGCTTCTCTCCCGTATAGCAACATCGGCAGGTCTGGCAATAGAGAAAATCATGATATTTGAAAAGGCCAGGGAACTGGCCACCCATGACGGCCTCACCGGACTTTACAACCACCGGCAGTTCCAGCAGATTCTGAAAGACGAAATCACACGGGCGATACGTTACAACGACCCTCTCACTCTTGTCATCTGCGATATAGACTACTTCAAGAAAGTAAATGACACCTGGGGACACCAGTTCGGAGATACTGTGCTCAAGGGAGTCGCAACCCACCTCAATGAAAGTATCCGCCAGGGTGTGGACACTGCCTCCAGATACGGTGGTGAGGAGTTCGCTCTTGTACTTGTAAAAACAGATCTCGAGGGAGCGATAGAGACTGCAGAGCGAATCAGATCCCAGATTCACCAGATCACCTTCAAAGCCCCGTCAGGAGAGGATGTACATGTATCCATGAGCCTTGGTATCGCAGCCTACCGCCAGCACGCACGCCATATCGATGAACTCATAAAGAAAGCAGACAAAGCTCTTTACAGAGCTAAGGAAAACGGGAGAAACAGAGTAGAGGTGTTTTAA
- a CDS encoding response regulator, whose translation MNNTLKVLLVDDNHDTLDLLELFLFKDFEVLTAMNGFEGLKRAEEEIPDLIITDIMMPVMDGIRFFNNLKKQEKTNHIPVIAITSFVKKITRKSLLNMGFTGVVSKPLVKETVLETVRKAINLPLDKNVKHASI comes from the coding sequence ATGAACAATACTCTGAAGGTGCTTCTTGTCGATGATAACCATGATACCCTTGATCTTCTGGAGTTGTTCCTGTTTAAAGACTTCGAGGTACTTACTGCCATGAACGGCTTTGAGGGACTTAAAAGAGCTGAAGAGGAAATCCCGGATCTGATTATTACCGATATCATGATGCCAGTCATGGATGGTATCCGTTTCTTTAACAACCTTAAGAAACAAGAGAAAACAAATCATATACCTGTGATAGCCATTACTTCATTTGTAAAAAAGATCACAAGAAAGAGCCTGCTCAATATGGGCTTTACAGGTGTGGTTTCAAAACCCCTCGTTAAAGAAACAGTTCTGGAAACGGTCCGCAAAGCGATTAATTTACCATTAGATAAAAATGTCAAACATGCGTCAATTTAG